Proteins from a single region of Streptomyces spinoverrucosus:
- a CDS encoding tautomerase family protein, whose translation MPIYTCTAAQGSLTSEVKALLAAEITRIHVDVNHVPPAYVNVVFSELPADSVFAGGQPATPLILTGWVRRGHPQEEATRLAQELSSAIVRISGMDESRTMVVLQDGPARSAVEGGRVLPEPGEEKEWLR comes from the coding sequence ATGCCCATCTACACCTGCACGGCGGCCCAGGGATCGCTGACCAGCGAGGTGAAGGCCCTGCTGGCAGCCGAGATCACCCGGATCCACGTCGACGTCAACCACGTGCCACCGGCGTACGTCAACGTGGTCTTCTCCGAGCTGCCCGCGGACAGTGTCTTCGCGGGCGGGCAGCCGGCGACACCGCTGATCCTCACCGGCTGGGTGCGGCGGGGCCATCCGCAGGAGGAGGCGACGCGACTGGCCCAGGAACTGTCCTCAGCCATCGTCCGGATCTCCGGCATGGACGAGAGCCGGACCATGGTGGTGCTCCAGGACGGCCCCGCCCGGTCCGCTGTCGAAGGGGGTCGCGTGCTGCCCGAACCAGGTGAGGAAAAGGAGTGGTTGCGCTAA
- a CDS encoding TetR/AcrR family transcriptional regulator — MTRAEKADLRREAGQRTRDGLLTAALELLAERGQEGVTLREITDRAGANVAAVSYHFGSLKALCDAAIEHALERYLDAQILALESVGSTSTLQELAAAFVRPMVRALAAGGQDLAVMRTVARVGIDPPEGWERLAGKFEQTRSDALRVLTANLPGVDEQELIFRTRCAAGLLNWLALAPIGAELTAMPAERIERQLSSVVAGAFHGYPADG, encoded by the coding sequence GTGACACGGGCGGAAAAGGCGGATCTGCGCCGAGAGGCTGGTCAGCGCACGCGGGACGGCCTGCTGACGGCTGCCCTTGAGCTGCTCGCAGAGCGGGGCCAGGAGGGCGTGACGCTCCGCGAGATCACAGATCGCGCCGGTGCCAACGTCGCCGCGGTGAGTTACCACTTCGGCTCACTGAAGGCGCTGTGCGACGCTGCGATCGAGCACGCGTTGGAGCGCTATCTGGACGCCCAGATCCTGGCACTCGAATCCGTCGGCTCCACCTCAACACTCCAGGAGCTGGCGGCAGCCTTTGTCCGGCCGATGGTGCGCGCGCTGGCGGCCGGTGGACAGGACCTGGCCGTGATGCGGACCGTCGCGCGCGTCGGCATTGATCCGCCCGAGGGGTGGGAGCGGCTGGCCGGCAAGTTCGAGCAGACTCGCTCCGACGCCCTCCGGGTACTCACAGCGAACCTTCCCGGTGTGGACGAGCAGGAACTGATCTTCCGTACGCGCTGCGCGGCCGGCCTGCTGAACTGGCTCGCCCTGGCACCCATCGGCGCCGAGCTGACCGCCATGCCCGCCGAGCGGATCGAGCGGCAGCTGTCCTCCGTGGTGGCCGGAGCGTTCCACGGGTACCCCGCCGACGGTTAG
- a CDS encoding MarR family transcriptional regulator: MHVLDEHGSLDQKSIGSLAAVDRSTLTPLLDRLVARGLITKNTDPGNRRRQLVRPV, encoded by the coding sequence CTGCACGTCCTGGACGAGCACGGAAGCCTCGACCAGAAGAGCATCGGCAGCCTCGCCGCCGTCGACCGGTCCACGCTCACACCCCTTCTCGACCGGCTCGTGGCCCGCGGCCTCATCACCAAGAACACGGACCCCGGCAACCGCCGTCGGCAACTGGTCAGGCCGGTGTGA